The proteins below come from a single Parageobacillus thermoglucosidasius genomic window:
- a CDS encoding ATP-binding protein has product MNRTVIAMIVALIVALYLTILNVRHPLIGMDVIENKNGDIIVNDIYEFGWAKKHGIHINDQVLKVDGKPPLSHFTVREYKTIEQAKTITIQRENQIQTLTVDYKSHGTEQWLYYIALPTGFFLFAISLSIFLLRLRPNDKSATVLIYFLLLIGLCYISASLSAKYAPFGRQMFNGIFLILPAVFLHFVYHYFEKEKKVWFAKKIVFFLYGFNFLMFVVSLESLSFRSISEAEVLLTTFFINMVIILALLGKGFVYFKKDEQQHTVKGLFFAIGLSAAPFVLFYDLPVLIIGKWGLPAELTVTSFFVLPSVFLYLICTDRLFRLQFSINHFVYYALLSLFPAFLVTLLYAKFVHEARRLVELALLFLLIYVINIFALYLKGCFDRTLRAKLYVQKDFYQESIYRIGEALKKQRNMQEVIQCLEKEVREVLDIENLAFVQLAVQNRQAPFHCDEKEWMKLIKKMDGQPLSIGKMIENKRLFAVFVGSFRQSPFMLVGKKKYPILFRAEQKDWLSTIVYYASVTIENMLKVEDFIKELDNLKERSHSVWLTRLIFQWSEKERRKLAIDLHDTILQDLIVLKRKVESLRFQNMRMEEMKKQLNDIEEEIVDMIDVTRETCHELRPPFLEQVGLREALAELIRRFHLRSNIKVEWNIHVSTKLDEERELAIYRMIQELLNNALKHSQASYIQLTLETQNEEVQLHYVDNGIGIDMKKLNHYDGKLGLFGIKERVQGLGGTCEMTSQLGEGLDIRITIPL; this is encoded by the coding sequence ATGAATCGAACAGTCATTGCGATGATTGTTGCTTTGATTGTAGCGCTATATTTAACCATTTTAAATGTTAGGCATCCATTGATTGGTATGGATGTAATAGAAAACAAGAATGGTGATATTATTGTTAACGATATTTACGAGTTTGGTTGGGCAAAAAAACATGGTATTCATATTAATGATCAAGTGCTGAAAGTGGATGGAAAGCCTCCGCTCTCCCATTTTACTGTCCGGGAATACAAAACAATTGAACAAGCGAAAACAATAACGATTCAGAGAGAAAATCAAATCCAAACATTGACGGTTGACTATAAATCGCATGGAACGGAACAATGGCTGTATTATATCGCCTTGCCGACGGGTTTTTTTCTATTCGCTATTAGTTTAAGTATTTTTTTGCTTCGTCTGCGGCCGAATGACAAATCGGCAACCGTGCTTATTTACTTTTTATTATTGATAGGGCTTTGCTATATAAGTGCCAGCTTATCAGCGAAATATGCACCGTTTGGACGGCAAATGTTTAACGGTATATTTTTAATATTGCCTGCTGTCTTTTTGCATTTCGTTTATCATTATTTTGAAAAAGAAAAGAAAGTGTGGTTTGCGAAAAAAATCGTCTTTTTCCTTTATGGGTTTAACTTTTTGATGTTTGTTGTCTCACTCGAGTCTTTATCGTTTCGTTCGATAAGTGAAGCGGAAGTGCTATTGACGACATTTTTTATCAACATGGTTATCATTCTCGCTTTGTTAGGAAAAGGATTCGTTTATTTTAAAAAAGATGAACAGCAACATACGGTTAAAGGGTTGTTTTTCGCAATTGGGTTATCTGCCGCACCATTTGTTTTATTTTATGATCTCCCCGTTCTAATCATTGGAAAATGGGGACTGCCAGCTGAATTAACCGTTACTTCGTTTTTTGTGTTGCCCTCCGTCTTTCTTTATTTGATTTGTACGGATCGGCTATTTCGATTGCAGTTTTCCATCAATCACTTTGTATACTATGCTCTTTTATCATTATTTCCGGCTTTTCTTGTTACATTGCTTTATGCCAAATTTGTTCATGAAGCGAGGAGACTTGTTGAACTCGCTTTGTTGTTTTTACTGATTTATGTAATCAATATCTTTGCTCTCTATTTAAAAGGATGTTTCGATCGAACATTAAGAGCGAAGTTATATGTACAAAAAGACTTTTACCAAGAAAGTATATATCGAATCGGTGAAGCATTAAAAAAACAAAGAAATATGCAAGAAGTCATCCAATGCTTGGAAAAAGAAGTGAGGGAAGTATTAGATATAGAGAATCTGGCTTTTGTACAATTGGCGGTCCAAAATAGGCAAGCCCCTTTTCATTGCGATGAAAAAGAGTGGATGAAGTTAATCAAAAAGATGGATGGTCAACCACTTTCGATTGGAAAAATGATTGAAAATAAGCGTTTGTTCGCGGTTTTTGTAGGCTCGTTCCGACAAAGTCCTTTCATGTTAGTGGGAAAAAAGAAATATCCCATTTTATTTCGAGCAGAACAAAAAGATTGGTTATCCACCATTGTCTATTATGCCAGCGTCACGATTGAAAATATGTTAAAAGTAGAGGATTTCATAAAAGAGTTAGACAATTTAAAGGAAAGAAGCCATTCTGTTTGGCTCACTCGTTTGATCTTTCAATGGTCGGAAAAGGAAAGAAGAAAGTTAGCCATTGACTTGCACGATACGATTCTTCAAGATTTAATTGTTTTAAAACGAAAAGTGGAGAGCTTGCGCTTTCAAAATATGCGTATGGAAGAAATGAAAAAGCAGCTAAACGACATCGAAGAAGAAATCGTAGATATGATTGATGTAACAAGAGAAACGTGCCATGAATTAAGACCGCCGTTTTTGGAACAAGTCGGATTAAGAGAAGCATTAGCCGAATTAATCAGAAGATTTCATTTGCGTTCAAATATCAAAGTGGAGTGGAATATTCATGTATCAACCAAATTAGATGAAGAACGAGAACTTGCAATATATCGGATGATCCAAGAATTATTAAACAATGCGCTGAAACATTCGCAGGCATCGTATATTCAACTAACATTGGAGACTCAAAATGAGGAAGTTCAACTTCATTATGTTGACAATGGTATAGGTATAGACATGAAAAAATTAAATCATTATGATGGAAAGCTTGGTTTGTTTGGCATAAAAGAGCGTGTGCAAGGCTTAGGTGGAACTTGCGAGATGACATCACAACTTGGCGAGGGGCTAGATATACGGATCACCATTCCATTATAA
- a CDS encoding response regulator transcription factor: protein MIHILVVDDHRLVGEGTKNMLESEQDFQVELVTSGTEAEQMMEQRTYDVFLLDWRMPDMSGIELSRRILQKQPNAKIVIYTGYDVAPFFNYLIESGITGFVSKTATSEQLITVIRCALRDEAVIPVHLLRQLHLREVKAKMAENAEHVALSQLEQEILMEVANGLCNKDIAKKHHISQRSVERHLSRIFTKLHVSSRVEAVEKAKQLGLIPEFHMLLTPSSDR from the coding sequence ATGATTCACATTTTGGTTGTCGATGATCATCGCCTTGTTGGTGAAGGGACAAAGAATATGCTCGAGAGCGAACAAGATTTCCAAGTAGAACTTGTTACATCTGGCACAGAAGCGGAACAGATGATGGAACAACGTACATATGATGTGTTTTTGCTTGATTGGCGTATGCCGGATATGAGCGGTATCGAATTAAGCAGGCGGATTCTCCAAAAACAGCCAAATGCGAAAATTGTCATATATACCGGGTATGATGTCGCTCCTTTTTTTAATTATTTAATTGAATCAGGCATTACAGGCTTTGTCAGCAAAACGGCAACAAGCGAACAATTGATAACAGTGATTCGCTGTGCGCTGAGAGACGAAGCGGTTATCCCTGTGCATTTATTGCGCCAACTGCATCTTCGTGAAGTTAAGGCCAAGATGGCAGAAAATGCAGAACATGTTGCGCTGAGCCAGCTCGAGCAAGAAATATTAATGGAAGTCGCCAACGGTTTATGTAATAAAGACATTGCCAAAAAACATCACATAAGCCAACGAAGCGTGGAAAGACACTTATCGCGCATCTTCACGAAGCTGCATGTATCTTCGAGAGTAGAAGCCGTGGAAAAAGCAAAACAATTAGGGCTCATTCCAGAGTTTCATATGTTGTTAACGCCTTCATCGGATCGGTGA
- a CDS encoding DUF3419 family protein, with product MISYLGSIVKLLTTEKNWLLYTTSNEDSQSELTALNISSTDDVLSITGSGCRSLALLANEPKSLTSVDAVPEQNYLLELKLSAFEALTYEEVLQFLGIHNSDKRLQMYEKLKPLLSDDAAIFWDKHKEKIKQGVIFTGRQERFYRNVVLPIIKFTRGNIISKLLKSRSIEEQRILYKKLNTWLWRRSIQTLCRRSIYKFILNDPSYYAYSEVNSLADYLISRLDYTFTHHPIKENHWLTFLLSGNYIHTSSLPVYLYPCHYEKIRRSRHKVKIVTAPLEKYLQEVPDNSFDKFSLSDISGWMSEHSFEAILSEIIRVSRNRGIFCYRNFLSKRTIPENLTSHVQRLDEVIKFLNENDRSFAFTFEVGMIKK from the coding sequence ATGATTTCATATTTAGGTAGTATAGTTAAGCTATTAACTACAGAAAAAAATTGGCTTTTATATACCACTTCAAATGAGGATTCACAATCTGAGTTAACCGCTTTAAATATATCCTCGACAGATGACGTTCTTTCCATCACTGGCAGTGGTTGCAGAAGTTTAGCGCTGTTAGCGAATGAGCCTAAATCTTTAACCTCCGTTGACGCTGTTCCTGAACAAAACTATTTACTAGAGTTAAAATTATCTGCCTTTGAAGCACTTACATATGAGGAAGTTTTGCAATTTTTAGGAATTCATAATTCCGACAAACGTCTTCAAATGTACGAGAAATTAAAACCGTTGCTTTCTGATGATGCAGCAATCTTTTGGGACAAACATAAAGAAAAAATTAAACAGGGTGTCATTTTTACTGGGAGACAAGAAAGATTTTACAGAAATGTGGTACTTCCAATTATCAAATTTACAAGAGGAAACATTATATCTAAATTGCTAAAAAGTCGTTCTATCGAAGAACAAAGAATTCTCTATAAGAAGTTAAATACTTGGTTATGGCGTAGAAGCATACAGACACTATGTAGAAGGTCAATCTACAAATTTATTTTAAATGATCCTAGTTACTATGCTTATAGTGAAGTAAATTCACTGGCAGATTATTTAATATCACGTCTGGACTATACATTTACTCATCACCCTATAAAAGAAAATCATTGGCTTACATTTCTTTTATCAGGAAATTACATTCATACATCTTCATTACCTGTTTATTTGTATCCATGTCATTATGAAAAAATCAGGAGGAGTCGTCATAAAGTAAAAATTGTTACAGCCCCATTAGAAAAATATTTACAGGAAGTACCCGATAACTCATTTGATAAATTTTCCCTATCTGATATTTCCGGTTGGATGTCAGAACATTCATTTGAAGCGATTTTAAGTGAAATTATTAGAGTAAGCAGGAACAGGGGTATTTTTTGTTATCGTAATTTTCTTTCGAAAAGAACCATTCCAGAGAATTTAACATCTCATGTTCAACGACTTGATGAGGTAATAAAATTTCTGAATGAAAATGATCGCTCCTTTGCGTTTACTTTCGAAGTAGGTATGATTAAAAAATAA
- a CDS encoding Glu/Leu/Phe/Val family dehydrogenase, which translates to MSLYEITISDPNYDLKGYIVIDSLVNGISAGGLRMSPDISLGEIKKLAAIMTKKYAALNIELGGAKAGIEYDPSKHEKKILLKRFAELTEPLLKHNYFLGEDLGVTGKDVAYIYESIHYNPVDVVVRRLRERGISVDIPNKFQLSDLFGKSYSVEALGLSILEAVRTICRKIQLNLCESTVAIQGFGTVGQITAEKLLQSGAKIIAIEDSVGCVVNNDGLPIPELLSITDSNGVINRTKLPDHIIQYPKGYWIKVNADILIPAAIKDSIHEENCHEVNAKVIIEAANMPVTSKAEKYLIDKGVYILPDYITNAGAAAFFGLLISGQATMDTVFIELHHRIRNSLNEIVEIAFSSYGSNLRYASDVYVNRCLNLKM; encoded by the coding sequence GTGAGTCTTTATGAAATTACCATCAGCGATCCCAATTATGATTTAAAAGGATATATCGTTATTGACAGTTTAGTTAACGGAATAAGTGCGGGTGGATTAAGAATGTCCCCAGATATTAGTTTGGGTGAAATAAAGAAGTTAGCTGCGATTATGACCAAGAAGTATGCAGCCTTAAATATAGAGTTAGGTGGAGCCAAGGCGGGAATAGAGTATGACCCTTCTAAGCACGAAAAAAAAATACTATTAAAAAGATTTGCGGAATTAACAGAACCTCTTTTAAAACATAATTATTTTCTTGGGGAAGACTTAGGTGTTACAGGAAAGGATGTGGCTTATATATATGAATCTATTCATTACAATCCAGTTGATGTTGTTGTGCGTCGTTTACGTGAACGAGGAATTTCAGTAGACATTCCTAATAAATTCCAATTAAGTGATTTATTTGGAAAAAGCTATTCTGTAGAAGCGCTTGGATTATCGATTTTAGAAGCAGTTAGAACAATTTGTAGGAAAATTCAGTTGAATCTTTGCGAAAGTACGGTTGCTATTCAAGGGTTTGGAACTGTGGGGCAAATCACTGCAGAAAAGCTTCTCCAGAGTGGAGCAAAAATTATTGCAATTGAAGATTCTGTCGGCTGTGTAGTCAATAATGATGGTCTCCCAATACCAGAATTGCTATCAATTACAGATTCAAATGGGGTTATTAATCGTACGAAGTTACCAGATCATATAATTCAATACCCAAAAGGATATTGGATAAAAGTAAATGCAGATATTCTTATTCCGGCTGCTATTAAGGATAGTATTCATGAAGAAAACTGCCATGAAGTAAACGCAAAAGTAATCATTGAAGCAGCCAATATGCCTGTAACATCTAAAGCGGAAAAATATTTAATTGATAAAGGAGTATATATTTTACCAGACTATATAACTAATGCTGGAGCTGCTGCATTTTTTGGTTTATTAATCTCGGGACAGGCGACAATGGATACTGTTTTTATAGAATTGCATCATAGAATTAGAAACTCTTTAAATGAAATAGTAGAAATAGCGTTTTCTTCATACGGAAGCAACTTGAGATATGCCTCTGATGTTTATGTAAATCGTTGTCTTAATTTAAAAATGTAA
- a CDS encoding DUF5367 domain-containing protein gives MYFLIWGFLVWLGATFIFRFVGHFFFTPDSTLLLLLSYMFVVPLIFLLTYPLYNFKGLTKDERLKAAMFIALPGMLIDTIVLTVFPRVFTNLPVESDRYFGSWLLWAYSLILITGLPLKKRERNDDK, from the coding sequence ATGTATTTTCTAATTTGGGGCTTCCTTGTTTGGTTAGGAGCCACGTTCATTTTTCGATTTGTTGGTCATTTTTTCTTTACTCCTGATAGTACTTTGCTTCTTCTCTTATCCTATATGTTTGTTGTTCCTTTAATTTTTTTATTAACTTATCCGCTATATAACTTTAAAGGTTTAACAAAAGATGAACGTTTAAAAGCTGCTATGTTTATTGCACTTCCCGGTATGTTAATTGATACGATTGTGTTAACTGTCTTTCCAAGAGTGTTTACTAATTTACCTGTAGAATCGGACCGATATTTTGGCTCTTGGTTATTATGGGCATACAGTTTGATTTTGATAACGGGCCTTCCACTGAAAAAGCGAGAGAGGAACGATGACAAATGA
- a CDS encoding erythromycin esterase family protein, whose amino-acid sequence MFYRKNNISSEIDWLKGHTYRIQLHEFDDDSDLYFLKPLLQNKRIVFLGENGHGVAEHSQIKTKMIKYLHKELGFRVLAFESSFNDCSLCFYQQDQLDARQWMKHSLFKVWHTEEVEMLFHYAKETQLSNHPLILTGLDIQPASSDHITGKFLVKVFSNMDKTFGEKIAALEQEMFYQYANSRNPSISKKERKRKCKEWMTLYQEFLFLLDKNSLELQNKLGKDAFLLVNRILQNRMSLMQMISSHFVKAIKIRNKAMADNISWLAQEMFPNEKIIVWAHNGHIMKQSGRLLGFPSTFSYLPPKIKEFSYTISFFMYSGQAAENNRSVYEVRQPGQDSIEFRIKQAGHEIGFFDISQQRKVPQNRWLFQHTYTMHEGKQLNLIKPSACYDGLVVCSKTSSPNYINLD is encoded by the coding sequence ATGTTTTACCGTAAAAATAATATTTCTTCTGAAATCGATTGGCTCAAAGGTCATACGTACCGTATACAATTGCATGAATTCGATGATGATTCCGATTTGTATTTTTTAAAACCTTTACTGCAAAATAAACGGATCGTTTTTTTGGGAGAGAATGGCCACGGGGTGGCAGAGCATAGCCAGATTAAAACAAAGATGATTAAGTACTTACATAAAGAATTGGGGTTTCGAGTTTTAGCATTCGAAAGCAGCTTTAATGACTGCAGCTTATGCTTTTATCAACAAGACCAACTGGATGCAAGGCAATGGATGAAACATTCTTTATTTAAAGTCTGGCATACAGAGGAAGTCGAAATGCTTTTTCATTATGCGAAAGAAACGCAATTATCCAATCATCCTCTTATCTTAACAGGATTGGATATTCAGCCTGCCTCCAGCGATCATATCACCGGCAAGTTTTTGGTAAAAGTATTTTCCAATATGGATAAGACCTTTGGCGAAAAAATAGCAGCATTGGAACAAGAAATGTTTTACCAATATGCAAATTCCCGTAATCCGTCCATTTCTAAAAAGGAACGTAAGCGAAAATGCAAAGAATGGATGACGCTTTATCAAGAATTTCTCTTTTTATTAGATAAAAACAGCCTTGAATTACAAAATAAGTTAGGAAAAGACGCTTTTTTGCTTGTGAACAGAATTTTGCAAAACCGAATGTCCCTCATGCAGATGATCTCTTCCCACTTCGTGAAAGCGATAAAAATCCGGAATAAGGCAATGGCTGACAATATTTCGTGGCTGGCACAGGAGATGTTTCCAAATGAGAAGATAATAGTATGGGCGCACAATGGGCATATAATGAAACAATCTGGGAGATTGCTAGGATTTCCATCGACATTTTCTTATTTACCTCCCAAAATCAAGGAGTTCTCCTATACCATTAGCTTCTTTATGTATAGTGGGCAAGCAGCGGAAAATAATCGCAGCGTATATGAAGTGCGGCAGCCTGGCCAAGACAGCATCGAGTTTCGCATCAAGCAAGCCGGGCATGAAATTGGCTTTTTCGATATCTCGCAGCAAAGAAAAGTGCCCCAAAACCGCTGGCTTTTTCAGCACACTTACACAATGCATGAAGGGAAGCAATTAAATCTTATCAAACCTAGCGCTTGTTATGACGGGCTTGTCGTTTGTTCAAAAACATCTTCTCCAAACTACATCAATTTAGATTGA
- a CDS encoding efflux RND transporter permease subunit: MIWIKKGIQQPVVTILLFIALSLAGVFSYFEMDKQEDPEFLVNGVAIVTAYPGAGSEKVEQLVTNVLEKKIRTVSEVQNIESFSLPNASALFVTFKEGNNLEKAQQKVKEQVDQAKKLLPEEATEPEIKTDLSEMAFMIVHLSQDGQINHEELKEKANDLQKRFDRVTGVKRTEILGLADQRVEINVDIPKLKSLGLSWLQVMQVLQKNHVQIPEGTLKGNEKKNVLSVGGLGNPDQIANLPVFQDPKSGKQLVVKDFAKVKWGYEKESTKILTGEKQSVAIIVYVDYHVDARKTGEELRKAYQSWQKELPKQYTGKVVFDQSESVNKKFHELYRELGVGILVVIVICLLGLAVRSALITSLSVPVTVCISLFFLNLWGVSLHQISIASIILVLGILVDDSIVSNENIERHLTENGNNIGNIIKAVYEVTPSIIVATLTIVVGFAPLYFLEGDTGRFIHSIPQVIIVTLLVSLLVSLFFIPALRARFGLKGQAKESEWLLRGWSVLQSKYEQLATKTLKRAPLWIAIFFGVSTALLALLPLLQVQFFPKADGRSQLVVDIRLPQGSSLEQTERVVKKVREIVKHDKAIDFDIAYLGQLMPRIYYNEKPIDRGESVGQMMLHLNETGVKETEKVVDRLNEQLKGKFPKDTRVLVRQFEQGPPIEAPIQIRMKGENLAQLQKISEDVKRELDGLAHITQTQSSFGRKTSEVFVIPDKEKSLKYGIFPQDIALNHRFALEGIEVGKAFIENESFPVLLKANQSPRNIEELGEFWVSAVFPNGQSQYVHLNQIAKISTVQTVPQITHYNGERQAVVTAYVDNNQMVPQVTKKVQERLKALEEKWPSGYQWTMEGQEEQRTQAFESMYKFYVLSILLIFVLVFIQFRSFWKLIVIMTAIYMAMSGAILSLYLTNQPLGFMALLGMIGLGGVVVRNGMMLVEFADNALDRGQGLKDALIQAGRLRLRPILLTSLSAVGGLTPLAIIGGNLFRPLAVTMIGGLLYSTALTLLAVPALYYVIARKKEKRNA, from the coding sequence ATGATATGGATAAAGAAAGGAATACAACAACCAGTTGTTACAATCCTTTTGTTTATCGCGCTGAGCCTTGCCGGGGTCTTTTCTTATTTTGAAATGGATAAACAAGAAGATCCTGAGTTTTTAGTGAATGGCGTAGCCATTGTGACTGCTTATCCCGGAGCGGGAAGTGAAAAGGTAGAACAATTGGTTACCAATGTGTTGGAGAAAAAAATAAGGACAGTTTCTGAAGTACAAAATATAGAGTCTTTTTCGCTTCCCAATGCATCTGCCTTGTTTGTGACCTTTAAAGAAGGAAATAATTTGGAAAAAGCACAGCAAAAAGTAAAGGAGCAGGTGGACCAGGCGAAAAAGCTTTTGCCAGAAGAGGCAACGGAACCGGAAATCAAGACAGATCTTTCTGAGATGGCTTTTATGATTGTTCATCTTTCTCAAGATGGCCAAATCAATCACGAGGAATTGAAAGAGAAAGCGAATGATCTGCAGAAACGGTTTGACCGAGTAACAGGAGTCAAGCGAACAGAAATCTTGGGATTAGCGGATCAGCGGGTCGAAATCAATGTCGATATCCCGAAACTGAAAAGCTTGGGACTTTCTTGGCTGCAAGTAATGCAGGTTTTACAAAAAAATCATGTGCAAATTCCAGAAGGCACTTTAAAAGGAAATGAAAAAAAGAATGTCCTGAGCGTTGGAGGGCTTGGCAATCCGGATCAGATCGCAAATCTTCCAGTCTTTCAGGATCCCAAGTCAGGCAAGCAATTGGTTGTCAAGGACTTTGCTAAAGTTAAATGGGGATACGAAAAGGAAAGCACGAAAATTTTAACAGGTGAAAAGCAAAGTGTAGCGATAATTGTTTATGTGGACTATCATGTAGATGCCAGAAAAACGGGAGAGGAATTAAGAAAAGCTTATCAATCTTGGCAGAAAGAATTACCGAAACAATATACGGGGAAGGTTGTTTTTGATCAAAGTGAAAGCGTAAATAAAAAGTTTCATGAACTGTATCGTGAATTAGGCGTCGGTATATTGGTTGTTATCGTGATCTGCCTGTTAGGATTAGCCGTCCGCTCCGCGTTGATTACCAGTCTTAGCGTGCCGGTTACCGTGTGTATCTCATTATTTTTCTTAAATCTTTGGGGAGTGAGTTTGCATCAGATTTCCATTGCTTCGATTATCCTCGTTTTAGGCATTTTAGTGGACGATTCGATTGTCTCCAATGAGAATATTGAGAGACATTTAACCGAAAACGGGAATAACATAGGGAATATTATTAAAGCTGTATATGAAGTAACGCCTTCAATTATTGTCGCAACATTGACGATTGTTGTCGGATTTGCTCCCCTTTATTTCTTAGAAGGGGATACGGGGCGTTTTATCCATTCGATCCCGCAAGTAATCATTGTGACTTTGCTTGTTTCATTGCTCGTCTCCCTGTTCTTTATTCCAGCATTGCGGGCAAGATTCGGATTAAAAGGACAAGCAAAAGAAAGTGAGTGGCTGCTGAGAGGATGGTCTGTTCTACAGTCTAAATATGAGCAGTTAGCGACGAAAACATTAAAAAGAGCTCCATTATGGATTGCTATCTTTTTTGGGGTAAGTACCGCCTTATTGGCTTTGCTGCCATTATTACAAGTACAGTTTTTCCCTAAGGCGGATGGACGATCCCAGTTAGTGGTCGATATTCGTTTACCACAAGGGTCCAGTCTCGAACAAACAGAGCGAGTGGTGAAAAAAGTAAGGGAAATCGTCAAGCATGATAAAGCGATCGATTTTGATATCGCCTACTTGGGACAATTGATGCCGAGAATTTACTATAATGAGAAACCGATAGATCGCGGGGAATCTGTGGGGCAGATGATGCTGCATCTCAATGAGACTGGAGTTAAGGAAACAGAAAAGGTCGTTGACCGGCTGAATGAGCAGTTAAAAGGGAAATTTCCAAAAGATACGCGTGTGTTAGTACGGCAGTTTGAGCAAGGGCCGCCCATTGAAGCACCTATCCAAATTCGGATGAAAGGAGAAAATTTAGCCCAGCTGCAAAAGATTTCGGAAGATGTCAAAAGAGAGTTGGATGGGCTTGCCCATATTACCCAGACCCAGTCATCGTTTGGAAGAAAAACTTCCGAAGTATTTGTCATCCCTGATAAGGAAAAGAGCCTGAAATACGGAATCTTTCCACAAGATATCGCTTTAAACCATCGATTTGCCCTTGAGGGGATCGAAGTGGGCAAAGCATTTATTGAAAACGAATCGTTTCCTGTTTTATTGAAGGCAAACCAATCACCAAGAAATATAGAAGAATTAGGGGAATTTTGGGTTTCCGCCGTTTTCCCGAACGGCCAAAGCCAATATGTGCATCTCAATCAGATTGCTAAAATATCGACTGTTCAAACCGTCCCGCAGATCACTCATTATAACGGAGAGCGGCAAGCCGTAGTGACAGCTTATGTGGATAATAACCAAATGGTGCCACAAGTGACTAAAAAAGTGCAGGAGCGTCTGAAAGCCCTAGAGGAAAAATGGCCGAGTGGATATCAATGGACAATGGAAGGGCAAGAGGAACAGCGTACACAAGCATTTGAATCGATGTACAAGTTCTATGTGCTATCCATACTATTGATTTTTGTGTTAGTGTTTATCCAATTCCGTTCATTCTGGAAGCTGATTGTAATTATGACAGCGATTTATATGGCGATGAGCGGAGCCATTTTATCCCTCTATCTTACCAATCAGCCATTAGGATTTATGGCATTACTTGGCATGATTGGATTGGGGGGCGTTGTCGTTCGAAATGGAATGATGCTTGTGGAGTTCGCTGATAATGCATTGGATCGAGGACAAGGGTTGAAAGATGCTTTGATTCAGGCTGGAAGGCTGCGTTTGCGCCCGATTTTATTAACGTCCTTATCCGCAGTGGGCGGATTAACGCCTTTAGCCATCATAGGAGGAAATTTATTTCGCCCCTTAGCTGTTACGATGATAGGAGGGTTACTGTATAGTACCGCTTTAACTTTATTGGCAGTGCCGGCTCTTTATTATGTGATAGCCCGGAAAAAGGAAAAAAGAAATGCCTGA
- a CDS encoding VOC family protein, translating into MNVTFDHIVHYTEKPEEAKTAFQLIGFHAINGGNHPSWGTYNCLNYFTGLRYIEWIGIADFDKAKTSDNVLIQQIITDSHKGEGFSQLAFRTDDIDAAISRIQTKGLKPIGPFSGSRKREDGKTISWSMLFIHDEQDDTCRYPFFIQWGEPEEARANEMTPLMQHSIGTPSLSHIGMNASDLDKSLQKYCHLFDIPRQAVTESSDEFGAYSEFPIGNIAIRLYEEKSLTAAVNSALINRPFLCGITGMPENKIVHIKNAVYHFST; encoded by the coding sequence ATGAATGTCACATTTGATCATATCGTTCACTATACGGAAAAACCAGAAGAAGCGAAAACCGCGTTTCAGCTTATTGGCTTTCATGCCATAAACGGAGGAAATCACCCTTCTTGGGGAACGTATAACTGCCTAAATTACTTTACCGGACTGCGGTACATTGAATGGATCGGCATTGCCGACTTTGATAAAGCGAAAACGTCCGACAACGTTTTGATCCAGCAAATCATCACGGACTCCCATAAAGGAGAAGGCTTTTCGCAATTGGCATTCCGCACGGACGATATCGATGCTGCCATTTCCCGCATCCAAACAAAAGGACTAAAGCCGATCGGTCCGTTTTCCGGAAGCCGAAAACGTGAGGATGGCAAAACAATAAGCTGGTCGATGTTATTTATCCATGACGAACAAGATGACACATGCCGCTATCCGTTTTTCATCCAATGGGGTGAACCGGAAGAAGCCCGCGCTAACGAAATGACCCCTCTCATGCAGCACAGCATCGGAACCCCGTCCCTTTCGCATATTGGGATGAATGCAAGCGATCTTGACAAGTCATTGCAAAAATATTGCCATTTATTCGATATACCCCGCCAGGCCGTAACGGAAAGCAGCGATGAATTTGGCGCTTATTCCGAGTTTCCGATCGGAAACATAGCAATCCGCTTATATGAGGAAAAAAGCCTCACCGCCGCTGTCAACAGCGCACTCATCAACCGCCCGTTTTTATGCGGAATCACCGGAATGCCGGAAAATAAAATTGTCCATATAAAAAATGCGGTCTATCATTTTTCCACGTAA